Proteins from a genomic interval of Zingiber officinale cultivar Zhangliang chromosome 1B, Zo_v1.1, whole genome shotgun sequence:
- the LOC122045462 gene encoding probable magnesium transporter NIPA9: MGDESELLADDCRGERGKLERGTMWESICLTLMAAAGNNIGKVLQKKGTVILPPLSFKLKVIRAYILNKLWVIGFLMDIFGAILMLRALSQAPVSVIQPVSGCGLAILCVFSHFYLKEVMNVLDWVAITLAGAGTIGVGFGGQEQSIAAVSLYRLPLLGFSVALLFALLNALLRIYKSQRQEQELMHSEVIEEIIFGLESGILFGMASVISKMGFVLTEQGFSKLMVPMCISISFCFSATGFVYQTRGLKHGRAIVVSTCAAVAAIVTGVLSGMIALGEHMPSSPVARMSLLLGWFFIILGVILLVSSSRLISLLPRRWQHHLKSNLERNHSLRRFGSVRIKDPTSPSAIIHTSTLHHLITSPAKTKP; the protein is encoded by the exons ATGGGAGACGAATCGGAACTACTAGCGGATGATTGCCGAGGAGAAAGGGGAAAGCTCGAGAGAGGGACGATGTGGGAATCCATATGCTTGACGCTCATGGCGGCGGCGGGAAACAACATCGGCAAGGTTCTCCAAAAGAAGGGCACTGTCATCCTCCCTCCACTCTCCTTCAAGCTCAAG GTGATCAGAGCATACATTTTGAATAAACTGTGGGTAATAGGATTTCTCATGGATATATTTGGGGCCATCTTGATGTTGAGAGCTTTGTCTCAAGCTCCG GTCTCTGTAATACAACCTGTATCTGGTTGTGGGCTTGCTATACTGTGTGTCTTCTCTCATTTTTATCTCAAGGAAGTTATGAATGTTCTTGATTGGGTAGCAATTACGCTAGCTGGTGCTGGCACGATAG GAGTTGGCTTTGGAGGACAGGAGCAAAGTATTGCTGCAGTCTCTCTTTACCGCTTACCTCTGCTTGGTTTCTCAGTTGCTTTGTTGTTT GCACTTTTGAATGCATTGCTTCGCATCTACAAGAGTCAAAGGCAAGAGCAGGAGCtg ATGCATTCTGAAGTAATTGAAGAAATTATATTTGGTTTGGAGTCGGGCATTCTATTTGG AATGGCATCTGTCATATCAAAAATGGGCTTTGTACTTACGGAGCAGGGCTTCTCAAAGTTGATGGTGCCTATGTGCATTTCCATTAGTTTCTGCTTCAGTGCCACTGGTTTTGTTTACCAG ACCCGAGGTCTAAAGCATGGAAGAGCTATCGTGGTATCCACATGTGCAGCTGTAGCAGCGATTGTTACTGGCGTTCTGTCTGGTATGATTGCTCTGGGCGAACATATGCCTTCTTCTCCAGTCGCTCGGATGTCTCTCTTGCTAGGATG GTTCTTCATCATTCTCGGAGTAATACTGCTTGTGAGTTCGTCTCGATTGATCTCGCTTCTACCTCGGCGTTGGCAGCACCATCTCAAAAGTAACCTGGAGAGGAATCACAGTCTGAGACGGTTTGGTTCAGTCCGGATTAAAGATCCTACTAGCCCGAGCGCAATTATCCATACATCAACTCTTCATCATCTGATAACATCTCCAGCCAAAACAAAGCCCTGA